The Spirochaetota bacterium nucleotide sequence GCAAAACCCCTACCAGCCTCCCCAGCATGCGCCGCCTCAATACCAGCATTCATTGACAACACCTCTATCCTGTCGCTTATACCCTTTATCACATCCACCACCTCAAGCACATTACCCAGAAACATATTCACATCCCTGACCTCCTCAACATTCTTCCTCACACTCGCACTGCTCCTCAATGCCTCATCACGAAGGTTTGAGAGTAGTTCATTTGCCCTCTCAATCCTCTTGCCGACATTACTCACCGTCATTATCGTCTCCTCAACCATCCCACTCATCTCCTCTATCATAGAGTATTGTCTCTCTACATTGTTTCTGATAGTCTCAACAGTTCTTAACATCTCCTCAACGGTGGTTCCAACCTCACCAGACATTGCGTTTATCTCCTCAATCATCTGCCTCACCTCATCCTGCTTTGAGATAACCTCGCTAACTCTGACAACCTCCTCGCCGAGTTCTGACAGGACCTGGATATTTTGTTCAACGTCTCTGAATGTGCTTTTGCTCTTTTTGACTATCTCCTCAACTGCATCAAGGAAGTTGTTTATGTTCTCCGCAACCTCCCTGACTTCTGATATTCCAGTTTTTGCTTCTATCCTGTAGGAAAGGTCTCCACCACTCTTGCCCAATTCTGACATTCTCTCGCTTAGGTCTCGTATCCTAGTAAAAACACTCCTATTCAAAATTGACATTATTATTATTAGTATTATCACTATCGGAATACTGATTAGTAGAGACACCTCAAAAGTAGTAAGGTAGAGGACTCCTCTCATAGGAATACCTATTATGGCTTTGAAGAAAAAATCTCCATAGTCTTGATAAATATGGAACTTTATTCTATCAGCGTATGTTCCAGAAACAACATCAAGTTCCTCCCCCTTATCAACTTTTTGGCTTAGTGTCCTATAGACAGTTTCAAATTCTATTTGAGTTGTCTCCATTTCGCTTATAACCTTTTTAAAATTACCAATAGAAACTTCATCCCTTTCATTCTCATCCTTTCTAGCAAGAAGAGCATAAAAGTTAACTTTTGTGTTTCTGAAAACATTTTTCAACCAAAACGTATTATATAATTCTGGATGTAAAACACAACCAATAACTCCTTGTTTGAGTTTATATACATATGTTGGAAAGGGGAACATATCAGAGATAAGTATTTTGTTATCGCCAGCTTTCATATTTTTCATATTTTCTTCAACAAGATTAATGAAATCTGAATTTTGAAGTTGTCTTTCTTCAGAAAATAATTTTTCTCCATCCCAATAGAATAGAGACACTATAAAAATCTTGCCAGTATCATACTTATCTGTTCCAGTTGAGTGGACTTCACCGATTGCTGTGATTGTCATAGAACTTTCTATTGAATCCTTAAAAAAGTTATATTCATCAAAATTGTTCTTTATGATCGTATCACCATAATCTTTGATAGTTCTAACGGCCCAGTCAAAGTAGTCTTGCTTGAAGCCTTTGTTTATAACTTTCAACATATTTTCAGTGTATGTCCTAAATGTCATGTAAAACATTTCCATCACAAACAAAGACGCCCCAAATATTACAGAAAAAAATATCACTGATACCAACAGAGTGCTCCTAAAAGCAAAACCAAACCTGAATTTTCTCATAATACCACCTCGTAAGTATTAAAACTATGATAAAGAAACTCAATAAACATTTTCTATTTGCTAATCCGAAGTTTGGTCAAGAATTTGGTACTCTTTGTTGAAAAGTATTCTGAACATTTCATTTTCATAACTTATCTAAGTAATTACCAATCCTACTTGCAGAGTGATTTATAGTTTTCCTATTTATTTATGCTTCTTCACATCAATTTTCACCAAATTCTCTTACAAACTTCAGTCGTTTCATATTGAAAGCAAGGTATGAGAAGTTTAAAATTAGTTGTAAGAAATGGGAGGGGAACTTTAGTTGGATATACTTCCTCGCAGGTTCTCAATGGACATAGCGGTTGCGGTAGCATCAGTCATCGCTGTAGTTATGATGGTAGTTCCGCTACCATCTATTATCCTTGATGCTCTAATTGCAATCAATATAACTATAACGCTTGGTATATTCCTTACTACCTTC carries:
- a CDS encoding methyl-accepting chemotaxis protein codes for the protein MRKFRFGFAFRSTLLVSVIFFSVIFGASLFVMEMFYMTFRTYTENMLKVINKGFKQDYFDWAVRTIKDYGDTIIKNNFDEYNFFKDSIESSMTITAIGEVHSTGTDKYDTGKIFIVSLFYWDGEKLFSEERQLQNSDFINLVEENMKNMKAGDNKILISDMFPFPTYVYKLKQGVIGCVLHPELYNTFWLKNVFRNTKVNFYALLARKDENERDEVSIGNFKKVISEMETTQIEFETVYRTLSQKVDKGEELDVVSGTYADRIKFHIYQDYGDFFFKAIIGIPMRGVLYLTTFEVSLLISIPIVIILIIIMSILNRSVFTRIRDLSERMSELGKSGGDLSYRIEAKTGISEVREVAENINNFLDAVEEIVKKSKSTFRDVEQNIQVLSELGEEVVRVSEVISKQDEVRQMIEEINAMSGEVGTTVEEMLRTVETIRNNVERQYSMIEEMSGMVEETIMTVSNVGKRIERANELLSNLRDEALRSSASVRKNVEEVRDVNMFLGNVLEVVDVIKGISDRIEVLSMNAGIEAAHAGEAGRGFA